The following proteins are co-located in the Argopecten irradians isolate NY chromosome 9, Ai_NY, whole genome shotgun sequence genome:
- the LOC138331769 gene encoding uncharacterized protein — translation METEELKWKIEKHQADIVTTVLAEDIMDRFVDEDYLTIHDVVEKIINGKIKQEQMTTLIQLLNERIKSKPGMFDFFLKQLAENRNDAYHALVMKIREPEYKPIQVSETGTDDPGYPKIPEELRVQRVTTKHAMFLSRTVSSKHLLVFGFCLDFTEVDISHIEADYLKFGISEVIKQLIIK, via the exons ATGGAGACTGAGGAGCTCAAGTGGAAGATTGAAAAACATCAAGCAGACATAGTTACAACGGTGCTAGCAGAGGATATAATGGATAGATTTGTGGACGAAGATTATCTGACCATTCATGATGTAGTCGAGAAAATCATAAATGGGAAGATAAAACAGGAACAAATGACAACTCTTATACAACTCCTCAATGAAAGAATTAAATCCAAACCAGGaatgtttgatttctttttaaaacagtTGGCAGAAAATCGTAACGATGCCTACCATGCCTTGGTAATGAAAATCAGAGAACCCGAGTATAAACCAATCCAAGTGTCAGAAACAGGAACAG ATGACCCTGGATATCCAAAGATTCCAGAAGAATTAAGAGTTCAGCGAGTCACGACTAAACATGCCATGTTCCTTTCACGAACGGTTTCATCAAAACATCTACTCGTATTTGGCTTTTGTCTGGACTTCACTGAAGTAGACATTTCTCACATCGAAGCTGACTATCTAAAGTTTGGAATCTCTGAAGTCATAAAGCAACTGATAATAAAGTAG